One segment of Candidatus Endomicrobium procryptotermitis DNA contains the following:
- a CDS encoding DEAD/DEAH box helicase gives MKLRYSALFHYFFCIADFMEREIPKRAGFRWDTKQKQWVTTNVESAMKLLEYADPMTKEILQKKKEELSATVEASKKAMANINLLRPQGLEYLPFQKAGIEFCMNRRNVLLADEMGLGKTIQAIGVINNVETVKRVIVITTASTKLNWLAELQKWLTKPLHCAIVDTSAQLDLSNQDVIIVAYSRIVGLLEALKEAEFDLCIVDEVHYTKSSKAQRSKAVKAVCKKAIRNIHMTGTPICNRPAELFPIIERLGFDMNWIEYIRKYCGAYRNTMGFWDTSGAKNLDELQTKLRGTIMIRRMKSDVLKELPSKIRQAVVLEADTKELRDALKEEKQYANVAEQYIDKVKDLQSQDASFFEMTIARKNTAIAKVPAVIKFVEDLLKNTDKVVLFAHHKDVITPIMQNFGAVAVKISGDDKVEDRQESIKQFQNNPKIKIFVGSILAAGAGITLTAASTVVFAELDWTPGNMQQAEDRCHRIGQKDTVMVYHLIVDGSMDVKISKMLIDKQSNIDKALNAAELKKGA, from the coding sequence ATGAAACTGCGATACTCGGCATTATTCCATTACTTTTTTTGCATAGCTGATTTTATGGAGCGCGAAATACCCAAGCGCGCGGGTTTTCGCTGGGATACGAAGCAAAAGCAATGGGTAACTACTAATGTCGAGTCCGCTATGAAGTTGTTGGAATATGCAGACCCCATGACAAAAGAAATTCTGCAGAAGAAAAAAGAAGAGTTGTCAGCGACAGTTGAAGCAAGTAAAAAGGCTATGGCAAATATCAATCTCTTGCGGCCGCAGGGGCTTGAATATCTGCCGTTTCAGAAGGCTGGCATTGAATTTTGTATGAACCGCAGAAATGTTTTATTAGCAGACGAGATGGGGCTTGGTAAAACTATCCAAGCAATTGGCGTAATCAATAATGTGGAGACGGTCAAAAGGGTAATTGTTATAACAACCGCTTCTACAAAATTGAATTGGCTTGCCGAATTGCAGAAATGGCTTACCAAGCCTCTTCACTGTGCGATAGTTGATACTTCTGCACAGCTAGACCTTAGTAATCAAGATGTAATAATTGTTGCTTATAGCCGTATTGTAGGGCTTCTGGAAGCATTAAAAGAAGCTGAGTTTGATCTGTGTATTGTTGATGAAGTTCATTACACGAAATCTAGTAAAGCACAGAGAAGCAAAGCAGTAAAAGCAGTCTGTAAAAAGGCGATAAGAAACATTCATATGACAGGAACTCCGATATGTAATCGTCCGGCAGAGTTGTTTCCGATAATCGAGCGGCTCGGTTTTGATATGAACTGGATTGAATACATTCGGAAATACTGCGGCGCTTACCGCAATACTATGGGCTTCTGGGATACAAGCGGAGCAAAAAACCTTGATGAACTGCAGACAAAGCTCCGTGGCACCATTATGATTCGCCGTATGAAGTCGGATGTACTGAAAGAACTGCCGTCAAAAATAAGACAAGCAGTAGTCCTTGAGGCTGACACAAAGGAACTCCGCGATGCACTTAAAGAGGAAAAGCAATACGCTAATGTCGCAGAGCAGTACATTGACAAAGTTAAGGATTTACAGTCGCAGGATGCGTCATTCTTTGAAATGACGATCGCAAGAAAGAATACGGCTATTGCTAAAGTTCCAGCGGTTATAAAGTTTGTTGAGGATCTGCTTAAAAACACGGACAAGGTTGTTTTATTTGCACATCATAAAGACGTCATAACGCCTATAATGCAAAATTTTGGTGCTGTTGCGGTTAAAATCTCCGGGGATGACAAAGTTGAGGACAGACAGGAATCAATAAAACAGTTTCAAAACAATCCGAAAATTAAAATATTTGTAGGTTCGATTCTTGCTGCTGGAGCCGGTATCACATTGACTGCGGCATCTACAGTTGTGTTTGCGGAATTGGATTGGACGCCTGGCAATATGCAACAGGCGGAAGACAGATGCCACAGGATCGGGCAGAAGGACACGGTTATGGTTTATCACTTAATTGTTGACGGCAGTATGGATGTGAAAATATCAAAAATGCTGATTGATAAGCAGTCAAACATAGATAAGGCCTTAAATGCGGCTGAACTAAAAAAAGGAGCTTAA
- a CDS encoding DUF4406 domain-containing protein, producing the protein MNKTKKPIVYISGKITGEKYYKRKFADAERKLKAAGYEVLNPARMIKVEKWKRYDDYLKEAFMLLFQADFFYALPCWVDSDGAKAEFAYAIALANKGRMFILDNTKLAA; encoded by the coding sequence ATGAACAAAACTAAAAAACCCATTGTCTACATCTCTGGAAAAATCACAGGCGAAAAATACTACAAGCGAAAATTTGCCGATGCAGAAAGAAAATTAAAAGCTGCGGGGTATGAAGTTTTAAACCCAGCGCGAATGATTAAAGTCGAAAAGTGGAAAAGATACGATGATTATCTGAAAGAGGCTTTTATGCTTTTATTTCAAGCAGATTTCTTTTACGCATTGCCGTGCTGGGTTGATTCAGACGGCGCAAAGGCAGAGTTTGCATATGCGATAGCCCTTGCGAATAAAGGGCGAATGTTCATTTTGGACAATACAAAACTTGCCGCTTGA
- a CDS encoding DUF1844 domain-containing protein has protein sequence MNEEKIEINPYFFNLVTMFASAAWQQLGKMQSQIDGKIHKDLKSAQLTIDMLLMLRDKTKGNLIKKEEELLTSTISNLQINYADEAAKPAVQPEEKKDNKEEHKHSDSCGCSQAPSDKQ, from the coding sequence ATGAATGAAGAAAAAATTGAAATCAATCCCTATTTTTTTAATCTTGTAACTATGTTTGCTTCGGCAGCATGGCAGCAGCTTGGAAAAATGCAAAGCCAAATAGACGGGAAAATCCATAAGGATTTAAAAAGTGCACAACTCACAATAGATATGCTTCTGATGTTACGCGATAAAACAAAAGGCAACCTCATAAAAAAAGAAGAGGAACTTCTTACTTCCACTATATCGAATCTGCAAATAAATTATGCCGATGAGGCAGCAAAGCCGGCGGTACAGCCCGAAGAAAAGAAAGATAATAAGGAAGAGCATAAACATTCTGACAGCTGTGGCTGCAGCCAAGCGCCGTCAGATAAGCAATAA
- a CDS encoding zinc-ribbon domain-containing protein, with amino-acid sequence MGSIVQTCKECHQAFTLDTRDIEWFKSKGLKIPKRCKSCRGKNKQKDK; translated from the coding sequence ATGGGAAGCATAGTACAAACATGCAAAGAATGTCATCAGGCTTTTACTCTTGATACTCGCGATATTGAGTGGTTTAAAAGCAAAGGGTTAAAAATCCCGAAAAGATGCAAAAGTTGCAGAGGCAAGAATAAACAGAAGGATAAATAA
- a CDS encoding helix-turn-helix domain-containing protein: MQSKYSDLGKKILQALAELGWTQADLAKESGISRPTINSIIKGKTSPTENTLRIIAKSLRKQPQYLFENAQFNLGENNTIAYNSANQEIELLKKDMEILKLKMERLEKRK, from the coding sequence ATGCAAAGCAAGTATTCCGATTTGGGCAAAAAAATTTTACAAGCATTGGCAGAACTTGGATGGACTCAGGCAGATTTAGCCAAGGAAAGTGGTATTAGTAGACCGACAATAAATAGTATAATTAAAGGCAAAACCTCACCGACAGAAAATACTTTGCGAATTATTGCAAAATCTTTAAGAAAACAGCCTCAGTATTTATTTGAAAATGCTCAATTCAACCTCGGGGAAAACAACACGATTGCATATAATTCTGCTAATCAAGAAATAGAACTATTGAAAAAAGATATGGAAATTCTGAAGTTAAAAATGGAAAGATTGGAGAAAAGAAAATGA
- the hisG gene encoding ATP phosphoribosyltransferase, producing the protein MKKLRLGFPKGSLQDSTLELFKKAGIRINVSSRSYFPSCDDDELEIMLIRSQEMAKYVQDGFFDCGLTGFDWICESGAKVKEICELNYAKSGFRPVRWVLCVPETSKIKSIKDLRGKRVAAELINYTKKYFAKNKVKANIEFSWGATEAKAGSLVDAIVELTETGSSLRANKLRIVEELLTSTTRFIANDKALADKWKREKIENLAMLLSGALAAEGMVGLKMNIMRKSLNKITAVLPALKKPTISQLSDENWLALEVIIEEKTVKKLIPALKRAGAEGIIEYPLNKIIY; encoded by the coding sequence ATGAAAAAATTAAGATTGGGGTTTCCCAAAGGAAGTCTTCAGGATTCCACTTTAGAACTATTTAAAAAAGCTGGGATAAGAATAAATGTTTCCTCGCGTTCATATTTTCCTTCATGCGATGATGATGAACTTGAAATAATGCTTATTCGTTCACAGGAAATGGCAAAATACGTGCAGGACGGATTTTTTGACTGCGGACTTACAGGTTTTGACTGGATATGCGAAAGTGGAGCAAAAGTCAAAGAAATATGCGAATTAAATTATGCAAAGTCAGGATTCAGACCGGTGCGCTGGGTTTTGTGTGTTCCTGAAACATCAAAAATAAAATCCATAAAAGATTTGCGGGGAAAAAGGGTAGCTGCGGAACTTATAAATTACACCAAAAAATATTTTGCAAAAAATAAAGTAAAAGCAAACATTGAATTTTCATGGGGAGCTACGGAGGCCAAAGCCGGCAGCCTTGTCGATGCAATAGTTGAGCTTACTGAAACAGGTTCATCGTTAAGAGCGAATAAGTTGAGAATAGTTGAAGAACTGCTTACTTCAACTACAAGATTTATTGCAAATGATAAAGCTTTGGCAGACAAATGGAAAAGAGAAAAAATTGAAAATCTTGCAATGCTGCTCAGCGGTGCTTTGGCGGCCGAAGGAATGGTTGGCTTAAAAATGAATATTATGCGCAAGTCGCTGAATAAAATCACAGCTGTTCTGCCTGCATTAAAAAAACCTACAATTTCACAGCTCAGCGATGAAAATTGGCTGGCTTTGGAAGTCATAATCGAAGAAAAAACGGTAAAAAAACTTATTCCCGCTCTTAAGAGAGCCGGCGCAGAAGGAATAATTGAATATCCGTTAAATAAAATAATTTATTGA
- a CDS encoding CvpA family protein has protein sequence MTLLIDIFILVSIALIAWFGWSAGLTRSFFAVLAGFVSIMAAEKYPYQFGINYYLIFAICALVSYMAGAFVLRIVRFFYMNLIDKAGGAVLSVLVWFIVCINIVVPSLTYGTHALDGTARSFYKTISASMHKNIPIFKGYVPVLLENKVIARQSNNENQ, from the coding sequence ATGACACTATTGATAGACATTTTTATACTGGTAAGCATCGCTTTAATAGCTTGGTTTGGCTGGTCCGCGGGGCTTACCAGAAGTTTTTTTGCCGTTTTGGCGGGATTTGTCTCGATTATGGCTGCTGAAAAATATCCTTATCAGTTCGGAATAAACTACTATTTAATTTTTGCAATATGTGCTTTGGTTTCTTATATGGCCGGCGCATTTGTTCTCAGGATTGTTCGGTTTTTCTATATGAATTTAATTGATAAAGCAGGCGGGGCGGTTTTGAGCGTTTTGGTATGGTTTATCGTATGTATAAATATTGTAGTTCCATCGCTTACTTATGGGACGCATGCGCTGGACGGCACAGCGCGTTCTTTTTACAAAACCATTTCAGCTTCAATGCATAAAAACATACCAATTTTTAAAGGATATGTGCCGGTGCTGCTTGAAAATAAAGTAATCGCAAGACAGAGCAATAATGAAAATCAATAA
- a CDS encoding NAD(P)H-dependent oxidoreductase has translation MKIFVIIGGMSVKSINKRLFELIKPLAPDDFEFENFDISSLPFYSQDIEDNPPEPVVTFKEQIKNADAVLFITPEYNRFIPGILKNAIDWASRPYGKGAWVNKPAATLGASMGALGTFGAQMQLKQLLSFLNMRVMWQPEIYFNFLVNVDKNGNLADSSKPFFEKFLAAFREWILKNSSK, from the coding sequence ATGAAGATTTTTGTAATAATAGGTGGAATGTCTGTAAAGTCGATAAATAAACGGCTTTTTGAATTGATTAAACCTTTAGCTCCGGATGATTTTGAGTTTGAAAACTTTGACATATCATCGCTTCCGTTTTATTCTCAGGATATAGAAGACAACCCACCTGAACCCGTAGTTACATTTAAAGAACAGATTAAAAACGCTGATGCGGTTTTATTTATAACTCCGGAATATAACCGTTTTATTCCCGGAATTCTTAAAAACGCCATAGACTGGGCCTCAAGACCGTATGGAAAGGGTGCATGGGTTAATAAACCAGCGGCAACGCTTGGTGCAAGTATGGGAGCACTTGGAACTTTTGGGGCGCAGATGCAGCTTAAACAACTGTTATCTTTTTTAAATATGCGCGTAATGTGGCAGCCTGAAATATACTTTAATTTTTTGGTAAATGTGGATAAAAATGGAAATCTTGCCGATTCCTCAAAACCATTTTTTGAGAAATTTCTGGCAGCTTTTAGAGAGTGGATTCTCAAAAATTCATCAAAATGA
- a CDS encoding helix-turn-helix domain-containing protein, whose amino-acid sequence MSLLLRNYRIKKGLSQKKAAELIGVSDITYNRWEQNKAQPRESQYLKISEVLGIDIFEAAAKESITPLTKKPDFSETQIDKELKGKSASFLKHKIKLLEKEIYLLEQENERLQKKLDDMLLKP is encoded by the coding sequence ATGAGCCTCTTATTACGAAATTACAGAATTAAAAAAGGTCTTTCTCAAAAGAAAGCAGCCGAATTAATTGGCGTTTCCGATATCACATATAATCGTTGGGAGCAAAACAAAGCTCAGCCGCGCGAAAGCCAATATCTCAAAATATCAGAAGTTCTTGGAATTGATATCTTTGAGGCGGCAGCCAAAGAATCAATAACTCCGCTTACGAAAAAACCTGATTTTTCAGAAACACAAATTGACAAAGAACTAAAAGGCAAATCTGCATCTTTCCTAAAACACAAAATTAAGCTACTCGAAAAAGAAATATATCTGTTAGAGCAAGAAAACGAGCGATTGCAAAAGAAACTTGACGATATGCTGTTAAAGCCATAA
- the gltX gene encoding glutamate--tRNA ligase, producing MSEIRVRFAPSPTGDLHIGGVRTALFNWLFAKNKGGKFILRIEDTDEARSTDESVKVILDAMKWLELGWDEGPGNEIEKYAPYYQMKRKEVGIYQKYADELIDKDLAYPCYCTAEEVEEMRKKAQANKRPPKYDGSCSCLTSEQRKEKEVQGRKAVIRFRMPKEGKIVLEDLIRGMVEFDNSLLDDFVIIKASGVPTYNFACVIDDYLMKMTHILRGDDHISNTPRQMHIYNALGWEMPKFAHMAMILGADGSRLSKRHGHTSVLDYRKEGYLSEALINYLSLLGWSTEDSQQLFTIQELKEKFSIERCGTSPSTFDAAKLLWLNGEKIRSKPPEEIYELFIQWLKFTGNEKIIESWDKDLLKKAIVLEHDKIKLLKDIPSLVDFFFTQNLNYNEEAVNRIFLKSKDSAKVVLTESSQRLPNQTDFSAEALEKYARDLSKEKGLGTGKVFHPIRVAISGRTQGPSLFHMMEVMGRDEVVKRIKTAIEKFFLEV from the coding sequence ATGAGTGAGATAAGAGTTCGTTTTGCCCCTTCTCCTACGGGAGATCTTCATATCGGCGGAGTTCGTACGGCTTTGTTCAACTGGCTTTTTGCAAAAAATAAAGGTGGAAAATTTATACTCAGGATTGAAGATACCGATGAAGCACGTTCTACGGATGAATCTGTAAAAGTTATTCTAGACGCTATGAAATGGCTTGAACTCGGCTGGGACGAAGGTCCGGGAAACGAAATCGAAAAGTATGCACCTTATTATCAGATGAAAAGAAAAGAAGTCGGCATATATCAAAAATACGCCGATGAACTTATAGACAAAGATTTGGCTTATCCTTGCTACTGCACTGCTGAAGAAGTCGAAGAAATGCGCAAAAAAGCGCAGGCAAATAAACGACCACCGAAATATGACGGAAGCTGTTCATGCCTTACCAGTGAGCAAAGAAAAGAAAAAGAAGTACAGGGAAGAAAAGCCGTTATAAGATTTAGAATGCCGAAAGAAGGAAAAATCGTTCTTGAAGACCTTATAAGGGGAATGGTGGAGTTTGATAACTCTCTTCTAGACGATTTTGTAATCATTAAAGCAAGCGGCGTGCCTACTTATAATTTTGCCTGCGTTATTGATGATTATCTTATGAAAATGACTCATATTTTAAGAGGTGATGACCATATTTCAAATACTCCCAGACAAATGCACATATACAACGCGCTCGGCTGGGAAATGCCGAAGTTTGCTCATATGGCAATGATTTTGGGAGCAGACGGCAGCAGACTTTCAAAAAGGCACGGACATACTTCAGTTCTCGATTACCGTAAAGAAGGATATCTTTCAGAAGCTTTGATAAATTATCTTTCTCTGCTTGGGTGGTCTACAGAAGATAGCCAGCAGCTTTTTACAATTCAAGAGCTTAAAGAAAAATTTTCAATTGAAAGATGCGGCACAAGCCCTTCAACCTTTGATGCCGCAAAACTGTTATGGCTTAACGGGGAAAAGATACGTTCAAAACCGCCCGAAGAAATTTATGAACTTTTTATTCAATGGCTTAAGTTTACCGGCAATGAAAAAATTATTGAAAGCTGGGATAAAGATTTATTGAAAAAAGCCATAGTTCTCGAACACGATAAAATAAAACTTTTGAAGGATATACCATCTTTAGTTGATTTCTTTTTTACACAAAATCTCAATTATAATGAAGAAGCAGTAAATAGAATATTTTTAAAATCAAAAGACAGTGCAAAAGTCGTTTTAACCGAAAGTTCCCAAAGACTGCCAAACCAAACGGATTTCAGCGCTGAAGCTCTGGAAAAGTACGCCAGAGATTTATCTAAGGAAAAAGGGTTAGGCACAGGAAAAGTTTTTCACCCGATAAGAGTAGCAATTTCCGGAAGAACGCAAGGCCCAAGCCTTTTTCATATGATGGAAGTTATGGGCAGAGATGAAGTGGTAAAAAGAATAAAAACAGCCATTGAAAAATTTTTTTTGGAGGTATAA